In Flavobacterium endoglycinae, one DNA window encodes the following:
- a CDS encoding efflux RND transporter periplasmic adaptor subunit: MKKGITVTILIFIAIIFFGALYYLYAKNQESPVVFKTEKSEIKTIVKNTIATGNIQPDEEVLIKPNISGIIEQVYIKAGEKIKAGDMIAKIRVVANVSNVSSTQNQVQTAKIALDNQEKIYQRQKTLFDKDVISANDFDAAQLAYKQAKQNYQAALQSLDIVKTGTTSSLGSYANTLIRSTVNGMVLAVPVKVGNQVIESNNFNEGTTIASVADVGRMIFIGKIDESEVGKIKEKMPIEITVGAIENKKFDAVLTDIAPKGVTENGAIQFEIKASLQNRDETFIRAGLSANASIILEKAEKVMAIKESLVQFDKKTQKPYVEVETTPQKFQRRDLVLGVSDGIYIQVKSGLKNTDKIKIWNQGLIDEKDKKEN, from the coding sequence ATGAAAAAAGGAATAACCGTAACCATTTTAATTTTTATTGCCATCATTTTTTTTGGCGCACTTTACTATTTGTACGCAAAGAATCAAGAGTCGCCAGTTGTTTTTAAAACAGAAAAATCGGAAATTAAAACAATCGTAAAAAATACGATCGCTACCGGAAATATTCAGCCTGACGAAGAGGTCTTAATCAAACCAAACATTTCAGGAATTATTGAGCAAGTTTATATTAAAGCTGGAGAAAAAATCAAAGCGGGAGATATGATTGCTAAAATTAGAGTAGTAGCAAACGTATCAAATGTAAGTAGTACACAAAATCAAGTACAGACTGCAAAAATTGCTTTAGACAATCAGGAAAAAATCTATCAGAGACAAAAAACGCTTTTTGACAAAGATGTAATTTCTGCTAATGATTTTGATGCGGCACAATTAGCTTACAAACAAGCAAAACAAAATTACCAAGCGGCACTGCAAAGTTTGGATATCGTAAAAACAGGAACAACTTCTTCATTAGGAAGCTATGCAAATACTTTAATCCGTTCAACAGTTAACGGAATGGTTCTGGCTGTTCCTGTAAAAGTTGGAAATCAGGTTATTGAAAGTAACAACTTTAACGAAGGAACTACAATTGCAAGCGTTGCCGATGTGGGAAGAATGATTTTTATTGGAAAAATAGATGAGTCTGAAGTTGGAAAAATTAAAGAAAAAATGCCTATTGAAATCACAGTAGGAGCTATTGAAAATAAAAAATTCGATGCTGTTTTAACCGATATCGCGCCGAAAGGAGTTACAGAAAATGGAGCAATCCAGTTTGAAATAAAAGCTTCACTTCAAAATAGAGATGAAACATTTATTAGAGCAGGTTTAAGTGCCAACGCTTCTATCATTCTTGAAAAAGCCGAAAAAGTTATGGCTATCAAAGAATCATTGGTTCAATTTGATAAGAAAACACAAAAACCTTACGTTGAGGTAGAAACAACTCCTCAAAAATTCCAAAGAAGAGATTTGGTTTTAGGGGTAAGCGACGGAATTTACATTCAGGTAAAAAGCGGTCTTAAAAACACAGATAAAATTAAAATCTGGAATCAAGGTTTAATTGACGAGAAGGATAAAAAAGAAAATTAA
- a CDS encoding ABC transporter permease — MFSKDNWDEILQALTANVFRTILTAFGVFWGIFILVILLAAGKGLENGVKKGFDGIATNTMFMWSQTTSKAYKGLPKTRRYDFRNSDVAALKAALPDLLYVSPRNQLGDFNGTNNVVRGTKTSSFTIYGDYPELIKQQPMDIEKGRFMNQQDIQEKRKVAVIGKGVISELYGKEEEVIGTYIKINGINFMVVGVYKSKQQGGNAEQEQKNIFIPFTTFQQAFNYGDKVGWMAITAKDETSITDLKPKILEIIKSLHSIHPSDDRAVGNFDLYEQFNKVQSLFNILNVIAYFVGSLVLISGVIGISNIMLIVVKERTKEIGIRRALGATPAAIRGQILTESIFLTIVSGMLGIAFATGVIALLNMALESMPPGSDTMFANPSVDLRVVFVALIILVGSGLLAGFIPAQTAISVKPVDALRSE; from the coding sequence ATGTTTAGTAAAGATAATTGGGACGAGATTTTACAGGCATTGACGGCCAATGTATTCAGAACCATTCTGACTGCATTTGGAGTGTTCTGGGGCATATTTATTTTGGTAATATTGCTGGCAGCTGGAAAAGGATTGGAAAACGGTGTAAAAAAAGGATTTGACGGAATTGCCACAAATACCATGTTTATGTGGAGCCAGACAACTTCTAAAGCCTATAAAGGTTTGCCAAAAACACGACGTTATGATTTTAGAAACAGCGATGTGGCAGCTTTAAAAGCCGCACTTCCAGATTTATTATACGTTTCACCAAGAAATCAATTGGGGGATTTTAATGGAACTAATAACGTCGTTCGTGGTACTAAAACTTCTTCTTTTACTATTTATGGCGATTATCCAGAGCTAATCAAACAGCAGCCGATGGATATAGAAAAAGGAAGGTTTATGAACCAGCAGGATATTCAGGAAAAACGAAAAGTAGCGGTGATTGGTAAAGGAGTTATCAGCGAATTATACGGAAAAGAGGAAGAAGTAATAGGAACTTACATCAAAATAAACGGCATCAATTTTATGGTGGTCGGTGTTTATAAATCCAAACAACAGGGAGGAAATGCAGAACAGGAGCAGAAAAATATCTTTATTCCGTTTACTACATTTCAACAGGCTTTCAACTATGGAGATAAAGTAGGATGGATGGCGATTACAGCAAAAGATGAAACTTCTATTACTGATTTAAAACCAAAAATCCTTGAAATTATTAAGTCATTGCACTCTATACATCCAAGTGATGACAGAGCCGTTGGAAATTTTGACTTGTATGAACAATTCAACAAAGTACAAAGTTTGTTTAATATTTTAAATGTAATTGCTTACTTCGTAGGATCATTAGTTTTGATTTCGGGAGTAATCGGGATTTCAAATATTATGCTGATTGTGGTGAAAGAACGTACTAAAGAAATCGGAATCAGAAGAGCTTTAGGAGCGACACCAGCAGCAATCCGCGGACAAATTTTAACAGAATCTATCTTTTTAACGATCGTTTCAGGGATGTTAGGAATTGCTTTCGCAACAGGAGTAATTGCACTTTTAAATATGGCTTTAGAATCGATGCCGCCGGGAAGTGACACGATGTTTGCTAATCCAAGTGTCGATCTGCGAGTGGTATTTGTTGCCTTAATAATATTAGTTGGATCTGGTTTGCTGGCAGGATTTATCCCAGCGCAAACCGCAATAAGTGTGAAGCCTGTAGATGCTTTACGATCAGAATAA
- a CDS encoding ABC transporter permease, whose protein sequence is MFNIERWQEIFEAISKNRLRTFLTGVSVASGIFILVILLGAGKGLQNGIEKQFERDAAGIIEVWSGTTTKQYKGLNPGRQIQFRNSDYSQSVQKFEDKLDLRASTQNYWGQPFSYGKESGSYQYRGVDPDYGGIENLTIVQGRFVNAKDLESNAKVAVIGMKLKTDLLKDKEAIGEEILINNISFKVIGVFTDPGGEREETRAYLPLTTVQKTFGGGDKISNLFFTLKKTDNYDEALAQSEKFTQDLKDLLKSKNVVAPDDDSGVGVYNSVKDAKQFYDLNLYIRLFFWWVGICTIIAGVVGVSNIMLIIVKERTKEIGIRKALGASPFSIISMILHESIFITTIAGFTGLLASLMLLEFVGPMVQSEYFRNPEVDFSVALTTLFLLVFAGAAAGFFPAYRAAKIKPIVALRDE, encoded by the coding sequence ATGTTTAATATAGAACGCTGGCAGGAAATCTTTGAAGCAATTTCAAAGAATCGGCTTAGAACTTTTCTAACAGGAGTTTCTGTGGCATCCGGAATTTTTATTCTTGTGATTTTGTTAGGAGCTGGAAAAGGACTTCAGAACGGAATTGAAAAACAATTTGAACGTGACGCAGCCGGAATCATCGAAGTGTGGTCAGGTACCACCACCAAACAGTACAAAGGATTGAATCCGGGAAGACAAATCCAGTTTCGAAACAGTGATTATTCACAGTCGGTTCAAAAATTTGAAGACAAATTAGATTTAAGAGCTTCTACTCAAAACTATTGGGGACAACCTTTTTCGTATGGAAAAGAATCAGGAAGTTACCAATATAGAGGAGTTGATCCTGATTATGGAGGAATAGAAAACTTAACTATAGTTCAGGGACGTTTCGTGAATGCCAAAGATTTGGAAAGCAATGCTAAAGTGGCTGTTATCGGAATGAAATTAAAAACCGACTTACTGAAAGATAAAGAAGCGATAGGAGAAGAAATCTTAATTAACAATATTAGTTTCAAAGTAATTGGAGTTTTTACTGATCCAGGTGGAGAAAGAGAAGAAACGCGTGCTTATTTACCTTTAACAACTGTACAGAAAACTTTTGGAGGCGGAGACAAAATCAGCAATTTGTTTTTCACACTAAAAAAGACCGATAATTACGATGAAGCGCTGGCTCAGTCGGAAAAATTTACACAAGATTTAAAAGACTTATTAAAAAGTAAAAACGTTGTGGCGCCTGATGATGACAGTGGCGTAGGAGTTTATAATTCGGTTAAAGACGCTAAGCAGTTTTATGATTTGAACTTGTATATCCGATTGTTTTTCTGGTGGGTGGGTATTTGTACCATCATTGCCGGAGTGGTTGGAGTGAGTAACATTATGTTGATTATTGTAAAAGAAAGAACAAAAGAAATCGGAATTAGAAAAGCATTGGGAGCTTCTCCGTTTTCGATTATTTCAATGATACTTCACGAATCTATTTTTATTACGACAATTGCTGGATTTACAGGTCTTTTAGCTAGTTTAATGCTTTTGGAATTTGTGGGACCGATGGTTCAGAGTGAATATTTTAGAAATCCAGAAGTTGATTTCAGTGTGGCTTTAACAACACTCTTTTTGTTAGTGTTTGCTGGAGCCGCAGCCGGATTTTTCCCTGCCTACAGAGCAGCCAAAATTAAACCTATTGTAGCACTTAGAGACGAATAA
- a CDS encoding ABC transporter ATP-binding protein, translated as MIEIKDLHKSYKMGSSQLHVLKGINFNIAEGELVAIMGSSGSGKSTLLNILGILDEADSGSYILDKTPIKKLNETLASKYRNKFLGFVFQSFNLINYKSALDNVAMPLYYQGVKRKERYEIAKKYLEKVGLGSHSHHLPNELSGGQKQRVAIARALASNPKVLLADEPTGALDTKTSYEVMELIQGINDEGKTILIVTHEPDIAAMCKRNVVLKDGLIIDDKMVEQVRASSYV; from the coding sequence ATGATCGAAATCAAAGATTTACACAAATCCTATAAAATGGGAAGTTCACAGCTGCATGTGTTAAAAGGAATAAATTTTAATATAGCTGAAGGAGAATTAGTAGCGATCATGGGATCATCTGGATCTGGAAAATCAACTCTTCTTAATATTTTAGGAATTCTGGATGAAGCCGATTCTGGCAGTTATATTTTAGACAAAACTCCAATTAAAAAATTAAACGAAACGCTGGCTTCAAAATACCGAAATAAATTTTTAGGTTTCGTTTTTCAGTCGTTCAATCTTATCAATTATAAAAGCGCGCTCGACAATGTGGCAATGCCTTTGTACTATCAAGGTGTGAAACGAAAAGAGCGATATGAAATTGCCAAAAAATATCTGGAGAAAGTAGGTTTAGGTTCGCATTCGCATCATTTACCAAATGAACTTTCGGGAGGACAAAAACAACGTGTGGCCATTGCAAGAGCTCTGGCTTCTAATCCAAAAGTTTTATTGGCCGATGAACCAACAGGAGCTTTAGATACTAAAACTTCATATGAGGTTATGGAACTTATTCAGGGAATTAACGATGAAGGCAAAACCATTTTAATTGTAACACACGAACCTGATATTGCTGCAATGTGCAAGAGAAATGTAGTCCTGAAAGACGGATTAATTATTGACGATAAAATGGTTGAACAAGTTAGAGCTTCATCTTATGTTTAA
- a CDS encoding DUF4403 family protein: MKFSSTISLFAVIATFLSCSSTQKIDTLKPEPDDASPLVYDANPSFINLPITVKLSDIESQTNTLLNGLIYEDNNIEDDDIEMKIWKQAPIKIQNDPANPDKRIKTILPLKATIKYRIGTKKLGVELYDTREFNLNGVITLSSETALTNWKLSTKTEFKSLDWNESPTMTIFGKNMPITYLINPAISIFKSKLEHKIDEAIEKSMDFKPNVLSALEKICTPFQMSDTYESWLRIVPVEIYSTNAKLKNDSFLMEMGMKCNMETIVGKQPESKFNASKITLKPVTKIPNQISANIAAISSYVDASKIMTKNFAGQEFGSGSKKVTVKNVSIWHKDGKMVIALDVLGSINGTLYLNGFPQYNPQTKEIYFDKLDYVLDTKSKLMRTANWLAQGYVLRKMEESCRYSIQPNLEEGKKSMATYLKNYSPMPGVFVNGKMEDIQFDKIQLTNQAIIAFIKINGTVNVSVNGLK, from the coding sequence ATGAAGTTCTCTTCAACAATCTCTTTGTTTGCGGTAATCGCAACATTTTTAAGCTGTTCTTCTACTCAAAAAATAGACACACTTAAACCTGAACCAGATGATGCAAGTCCGTTGGTTTATGATGCAAATCCTTCTTTTATAAATCTTCCAATAACTGTAAAACTGAGCGATATTGAATCGCAGACAAATACTTTGCTAAATGGATTGATTTATGAAGACAACAATATCGAAGATGATGATATTGAGATGAAAATCTGGAAACAGGCTCCCATAAAGATTCAGAACGATCCGGCAAATCCTGATAAGAGAATTAAGACCATTCTTCCTTTAAAGGCTACTATTAAATATAGAATTGGTACTAAAAAATTAGGAGTTGAACTTTACGATACGAGAGAATTCAACCTTAATGGTGTGATTACTTTATCGAGTGAAACGGCACTGACAAATTGGAAATTAAGCACAAAAACGGAATTCAAATCTTTAGACTGGAACGAAAGTCCAACGATGACCATTTTTGGAAAAAATATGCCGATTACGTATTTGATTAATCCTGCGATTTCAATTTTCAAATCTAAACTAGAGCACAAAATTGACGAAGCAATTGAAAAATCAATGGATTTTAAGCCGAATGTTTTAAGTGCTTTGGAAAAAATCTGCACTCCTTTTCAAATGAGCGACACGTATGAAAGCTGGTTAAGAATTGTTCCAGTTGAAATTTATTCGACAAATGCCAAATTGAAAAATGATTCTTTTTTAATGGAAATGGGTATGAAGTGCAACATGGAAACCATAGTTGGAAAACAGCCTGAATCGAAATTTAATGCCAGTAAAATTACTTTAAAACCAGTGACCAAAATTCCGAATCAGATTTCTGCCAATATTGCAGCGATATCAAGTTATGTGGATGCTTCTAAAATTATGACGAAGAATTTTGCCGGCCAAGAATTTGGATCAGGAAGTAAAAAAGTAACCGTAAAGAATGTTTCAATCTGGCATAAAGACGGCAAAATGGTTATCGCGCTTGATGTGTTAGGCTCAATAAACGGAACGCTTTATTTAAATGGATTTCCGCAATACAATCCACAAACAAAAGAAATTTATTTTGACAAACTGGATTACGTATTAGATACCAAAAGTAAGTTGATGCGTACCGCAAACTGGCTGGCGCAAGGATATGTTTTAAGAAAGATGGAAGAAAGCTGCCGTTATTCTATACAGCCTAATCTGGAAGAAGGCAAAAAAAGCATGGCCACGTATTTAAAAAATTATTCACCAATGCCAGGTGTTTTTGTAAACGGGAAAATGGAGGATATTCAGTTCGACAAAATACAATTAACCAATCAGGCTATTATTGCATTTATAAAAATCAACGGGACTGTAAATGTTTCTGTAAATGGGTTAAAATAA
- a CDS encoding DUF7336 domain-containing protein — protein sequence MENVFILEHTYELDDIEETKFIGVYTSEILAKEAIERLKSKPGFCSRPENFVISKQQLNQDSWTEGFSTMTIIMISNKNKQWQPVQAEILDNENYKIFELYDNDSLDEFKHLDIVKCEERDGILYAVQKKAE from the coding sequence ATGGAAAATGTATTTATTTTAGAACATACTTATGAACTTGACGATATAGAAGAAACTAAATTTATTGGAGTTTATACCTCAGAAATTCTTGCAAAAGAAGCCATTGAAAGATTAAAATCGAAGCCTGGTTTTTGCAGTAGACCAGAAAATTTTGTCATTTCTAAACAGCAATTAAATCAAGATTCTTGGACAGAAGGTTTTTCTACAATGACTATAATCATGATATCCAATAAGAACAAACAATGGCAACCAGTCCAAGCCGAAATATTAGATAATGAAAATTATAAAATATTTGAATTGTACGACAACGATTCTTTGGATGAATTCAAGCATTTAGACATTGTAAAGTGTGAAGAAAGAGATGGAATACTATATGCAGTACAAAAAAAGGCAGAATAA
- a CDS encoding DUF420 domain-containing protein — MEDQSLEKKYNKYIIAVSIIVPLLVGILFAVKLKDFGIHVEPLSFLPPIYSATNGITAIVLIAAVIAVKNGKLKLHERLMTFAIALSLAFLGMYVAYHMTADSTKFGDVNHDGILDAVEKAKVGAIRYVYAFILITHIILSIVIIPFVLVTYVRALAQRFDKHRKIAKITFPLWLYVAVTGVIVYLMISPYYVY; from the coding sequence ATGGAAGATCAATCATTAGAAAAAAAATACAATAAATATATTATAGCCGTTTCGATTATAGTACCGTTACTTGTGGGGATTTTGTTTGCGGTAAAATTAAAAGACTTTGGAATACACGTAGAGCCGCTTTCATTTTTACCTCCAATTTATTCTGCTACAAATGGTATTACTGCGATCGTTTTGATCGCAGCAGTAATAGCTGTTAAAAATGGAAAATTAAAATTGCACGAACGTTTAATGACTTTTGCAATAGCTTTGTCATTAGCATTTTTGGGTATGTATGTTGCTTATCATATGACAGCTGACTCAACTAAATTTGGTGATGTTAATCATGACGGAATTTTAGATGCAGTTGAAAAAGCAAAAGTAGGAGCTATTAGATATGTTTATGCTTTCATTTTAATTACGCATATTATCTTATCAATTGTTATTATACCATTTGTATTGGTTACATATGTTAGAGCGCTCGCTCAACGTTTTGACAAACATAGAAAAATTGCTAAAATAACTTTTCCGCTTTGGTTGTATGTAGCGGTTACAGGAGTTATAGTTTATTTAATGATTTCGCCTTATTATGTTTACTAA
- a CDS encoding SCO family protein, giving the protein MFKNKSYIGISFIILIFGIYAVPKIVDRIKNDDVVKGNRLDNVGSKNSKSDTKLITIGKAPKFELTNQDNVKISNETYKGKVYVLEFFFTTCPSICPKMNLSMLEIEKTFFGNPNFGIVSITIDPVHDTPQVLKDHAKLLGVKSSNWNFLTGDRQTIMDLSNKGFNLYAGENSKVSGGFEHSGLFALIDKDGNIRCRKDEFGNPNIYYDGLDKKGVREIQEDIKILLEE; this is encoded by the coding sequence ATGTTTAAAAATAAATCTTATATCGGGATTTCGTTTATTATTTTGATTTTCGGAATTTATGCAGTGCCAAAAATTGTTGATAGAATCAAAAATGATGATGTAGTAAAAGGAAATCGTTTAGATAACGTAGGTTCTAAAAACTCAAAATCGGACACTAAATTAATTACGATTGGGAAAGCTCCAAAATTTGAATTAACCAATCAAGACAACGTTAAAATTTCAAATGAAACGTATAAAGGAAAAGTATATGTTTTGGAATTTTTCTTTACAACCTGTCCCTCAATCTGTCCAAAGATGAATTTGAGTATGCTGGAAATTGAAAAAACATTCTTCGGAAATCCTAATTTCGGAATTGTTTCTATCACAATCGATCCAGTTCATGATACTCCACAGGTTTTAAAAGATCACGCTAAATTGTTAGGTGTAAAATCATCAAACTGGAATTTCTTAACTGGAGACCGACAAACTATTATGGATTTGTCAAACAAAGGATTTAACTTGTATGCTGGAGAAAATTCAAAAGTAAGCGGAGGTTTTGAACATTCGGGATTATTTGCTTTAATTGATAAAGACGGAAATATACGCTGTCGAAAAGATGAATTTGGAAACCCAAATATTTATTACGACGGTTTAGATAAAAAAGGCGTTAGAGAGATTCAGGAAGATATTAAAATACTATTAGAAGAATAA
- a CDS encoding cytochrome C oxidase subunit IV family protein has translation MSHEHASNTKRIWFVFGLLSVVTTVEVILGIYKPGVLEFNHFVGLNLLNWIFYILTIFKAYYIVWAFMHMEGEKSSLRWSVVSPVIFLVLYLLFILLTEGHYIYGVFKDSTIKWNF, from the coding sequence ATGTCACACGAGCACGCATCAAATACAAAAAGAATCTGGTTTGTTTTTGGATTACTATCGGTAGTAACTACAGTAGAAGTTATTTTAGGTATCTATAAACCGGGAGTATTAGAGTTTAATCATTTTGTTGGTTTAAACTTATTAAACTGGATATTTTATATTTTAACAATATTCAAAGCTTATTATATTGTATGGGCATTTATGCACATGGAAGGTGAAAAAAGCAGCCTTAGATGGTCTGTTGTATCACCAGTTATTTTCCTAGTATTATATTTATTGTTCATCCTGTTAACAGAAGGACACTATATTTATGGGGTTTTTAAAGATTCTACTATTAAATGGAATTTTTAA
- a CDS encoding cytochrome c oxidase subunit 3: MEATVTTANNDEKTWGGGHEIQPLGSSYGKMMMWFFIVSDALTFSGFLGAYGFSRFKFIETWPLADEVFTHFPFMHGVAAPMYYVALMTFILIFSSVTMVLAVDAGHQLKKTKVAVYMFLTIIGGLIFVGSQAWEWKNFIKGEYGAVETAGGSLLQFVDKDGKRVALEEFAVKLPEQREALTRSKTTWFMEDAQSLPTYSVAEVQAGFKAHPELLIRTEKLTAEKKKTVLSRQESEARLADAKYVVEGANLIRNEYGSKLFADFFFFITGFHGFHVFSGVIINIIIFFNVLLGTYEKRRSYEMVEKVGLYWHFVDLVWVFVFTVFYLV, encoded by the coding sequence ATGGAAGCGACAGTTACTACTGCAAACAACGACGAAAAAACTTGGGGAGGCGGTCATGAAATCCAGCCGTTAGGATCAAGTTATGGTAAAATGATGATGTGGTTTTTTATCGTATCAGATGCCTTAACATTCTCTGGATTCTTAGGAGCTTATGGTTTTTCTAGATTTAAATTTATTGAAACTTGGCCATTGGCTGATGAAGTGTTTACTCACTTTCCTTTTATGCATGGTGTTGCGGCTCCAATGTATTATGTAGCCTTAATGACTTTTATCTTGATTTTCTCATCTGTAACAATGGTTTTAGCTGTTGATGCAGGTCACCAATTAAAGAAAACAAAAGTGGCTGTTTACATGTTCTTAACTATTATTGGAGGTTTAATTTTCGTTGGTTCTCAAGCTTGGGAATGGAAAAACTTCATTAAAGGAGAATATGGTGCAGTAGAAACAGCAGGAGGAAGTTTATTGCAGTTTGTTGATAAAGATGGTAAAAGAGTAGCTCTTGAAGAATTTGCAGTAAAATTGCCAGAACAAAGAGAAGCTTTAACAAGAAGCAAAACAACATGGTTCATGGAAGATGCACAATCATTACCAACTTATTCTGTAGCAGAAGTACAAGCTGGTTTTAAAGCACACCCTGAATTATTAATCAGAACAGAAAAACTTACTGCTGAAAAGAAAAAAACAGTTCTTTCAAGACAAGAATCTGAAGCTCGTTTAGCAGACGCAAAATATGTAGTAGAAGGTGCGAACCTAATCAGAAATGAATATGGTAGTAAATTATTCGCTGATTTCTTCTTTTTCATTACAGGATTCCACGGATTCCACGTATTCTCTGGAGTTATCATTAACATCATTATTTTCTTTAATGTATTATTAGGAACTTACGAGAAAAGAAGAAGCTACGAAATGGTAGAGAAAGTTGGTTTATACTGGCACTTCGTAGATTTAGTTTGGGTATTTGTATTTACAGTTTTCTACCTAGTTTAA
- a CDS encoding cytochrome c oxidase subunit 3, which yields MEMTITTSEEQVRKSKSAKLILLFAMVSMTMMFAGLTSAFVVSKSRADWLKDFQIPSAFFFSTAVIIGCSVTFYLAKKAISNGNRSATTSFLLATLVLGVLFVFLQFRGFGQIIESGYYMTGQGSSITTTFLYVIAVMHLLHLLGGLISLLFIIYNHFKQKYNSTQTLGIELGAMYWHFLDLLWVLLFLFLYFFK from the coding sequence ATGGAAATGACAATAACAACAAGCGAAGAGCAAGTAAGAAAATCAAAGTCGGCCAAGCTGATTCTGTTATTCGCAATGGTAAGTATGACCATGATGTTTGCTGGACTTACCAGCGCATTTGTAGTAAGTAAATCAAGAGCAGACTGGTTGAAGGATTTTCAAATACCAAGTGCTTTTTTCTTTAGTACTGCAGTAATTATTGGTTGCAGTGTTACTTTTTATCTTGCTAAAAAAGCAATTTCAAACGGAAACAGAAGCGCTACAACATCTTTTCTTTTAGCAACATTAGTGTTAGGTGTTCTATTTGTGTTTTTACAATTCAGAGGATTTGGTCAAATCATCGAAAGCGGTTATTACATGACAGGACAAGGTAGTTCAATTACTACAACTTTTCTGTATGTAATCGCGGTTATGCACTTACTGCACCTTTTAGGGGGCTTAATTTCACTTTTATTTATAATTTATAATCATTTTAAACAAAAATACAATTCGACTCAAACTCTTGGAATAGAACTAGGTGCAATGTATTGGCACTTTTTAGACCTTTTGTGGGTGTTATTATTTTTGTTTTTATATTTCTTTAAATAA
- the cyoE gene encoding heme o synthase has translation MNAAKNTFSIKSIFLDFKEITKAGLAISVLFSSIAGYLLGVNDENPFKWNVLIVLAIGGYCMVGASNAFNQVIEKDIDSLMDRTKNRPVASGRMSKITALIVASLLTVIGIVLLYTINAKSAMFAAISIFLYTSIYTPLKTVTSLSVFVGAFPGAIPFMLGWVAATGEFGIEAGTLFLIQFFWQFPHFWSIGWFLYEDYEKAGIFMLPTGKKDNGTALQVILYTIWLIIASLLPVLGYTGQLFISPIAAVLVFLLGLWMLFYAVRLYQLRTAKAARTLMLVSVSYISLLQIVFIVDKFLR, from the coding sequence TTGAACGCTGCTAAAAATACATTTTCAATAAAATCAATATTTCTGGATTTCAAAGAGATTACTAAGGCTGGTTTAGCTATTAGTGTTTTGTTCTCTTCAATAGCCGGATATTTATTAGGTGTTAATGACGAAAATCCATTTAAATGGAATGTTCTGATTGTTTTAGCAATTGGCGGTTACTGTATGGTTGGTGCTTCAAATGCCTTTAATCAGGTAATTGAAAAAGATATCGATTCTTTAATGGATCGCACTAAAAATCGTCCTGTTGCTTCTGGGCGTATGTCTAAAATAACAGCACTTATTGTTGCCAGTCTTCTTACTGTAATAGGTATAGTATTGCTGTATACAATCAATGCAAAGTCAGCAATGTTTGCTGCAATTTCGATTTTTCTTTACACCAGTATCTATACACCGCTAAAAACAGTTACTTCCTTATCTGTTTTTGTGGGAGCTTTTCCAGGTGCAATTCCATTTATGTTAGGATGGGTTGCGGCTACAGGAGAATTTGGTATCGAGGCAGGAACCTTATTTTTAATTCAGTTTTTCTGGCAGTTTCCTCATTTCTGGTCAATTGGCTGGTTTTTATATGAAGATTATGAGAAAGCAGGAATCTTTATGCTGCCAACAGGTAAAAAAGATAACGGCACCGCATTACAGGTAATTTTGTACACCATCTGGCTGATTATAGCATCATTGCTTCCGGTTTTAGGGTATACAGGACAATTGTTTATATCGCCAATCGCTGCGGTTTTAGTATTTTTGTTAGGATTATGGATGTTGTTTTATGCCGTTCGTTTGTATCAATTACGAACTGCAAAAGCAGCTAGAACATTAATGTTAGTTAGTGTTTCGTATATTTCTTTACTGCAGATTGTATTTATAGTAGATAAATTTTTAAGATAG